The genomic interval CCGGTGCCTGTGGGAGATCGTGGCCAACGTGATCCGCCACGCCGACAGCGAGTACCCCGTCGCGATCATGTCCGCGACCATGTCGGATGGTGTGGAACTGCTGGTCCGCAATACGATCGACCACGACCCCGTCGTCCGTGTGGACGGCGGCGACGGTCTTCGGGGCCTCGGCGAGCAGCTCGAGGCCGCCGGCGGATCCATCGAGACCCAGCGCGACGGGGACACCTTCCTCACTCGCATCCAGCTCCCCACCGATACCGACCGGTGACGGCCCGACCAACCCTCGCGCCCCATCGCCCCGAGAGGACGACGCCCCTATGATCACCGTGCTGATCTGCGACGACGACCCCATCGTCCGCACAGCCCTCGAGGGCTACCTCGCCCGGGAGGACGACGTGCACGTGGAGCGGTCGGTCGACAGCGCGGAGGCCGCTCTCGAGGTCCTGGACGCGGGGGCGCCCGACGTGGTGCTCATGGACCTCGTGCTGCCGGGCATGGACGGCATCGCCGCGACGCGTCGGATCAGCGCCCGTCCCGGAGCGCCCGCCGTCATGGTGCTCACGACCTTCGGCACCGAGGAGCAGGTCGCGGCGGCGATCGGCGCGGGCGCCGTGGGCTTCCTGCTGAAGTCGACCACCGCTGCGGCCCTCGCCGCGGCCGTGCGCGCGGCGGCGGTGCGCGCGGGGACCGTGATCACCCCGGAGCTCGCTGCGCATCTCGCCCAGACCGCGTCGAAGGAGAGCGGCGACGGCTCGCTCGCCCCGCAGGCCAGCGCCGAGCGCTCCCCCTCCCCCTCCACGCACCCGCAGGACGGCGCCTCGCCGGACGCCGCCGGCGGCTCGATGCCCCTGCCGGTGGCGGCCCCGACGTCGGACGACGCGGACGGGATGCAGGACACCGACGCCGACGCCGCCGCGGCGCGCTTCGCCCTCACCGACCGCGAGCGGGACGTCCTCGAGCTGGTCTGCGAGGCGGAGTCCAACGCGCGGATCGCCGAGCGCCTGAGCCTCTCGGAGTCCACGGTGAAGTCGCACGTCGGCTCCCTGATGACGAAGCTCGACTGCTCCTCGCGCTTGCAGGTCGCCGTGCGCGCGTTCGAGCTGGGGCTCGTCTCCGCTCCGCATCGGCGGGGCTGACTCCACCGCACCGGCGGGAACGGCCCTGCCGCATCGGGCCTCGGATGCAGAGAACGGCCCCACCCGAACCGGGTGGGGCCGTTCGTCATGCTCCGTGCGGAGCCGCCTGCCGGAATCGAACCGGCGACCTATTCATTACGAGTGAATCGCTCTACCGACTGAGCTAAGGCGGCGCATCCGCAGCGCACTGCGGACCTGACCACTCTACGAGAACTCGACCGGGGGGCGCAAAGCGGAGCCGTGAGCGACGCGCCACACTGACGGCGCGCCATCGTCGCCCGTCAGCAGGTCAGACCCTTCTCCGGCGAGGTGCCGTCCACGAGGTAGGCGTCCACGGCGTCCTCGACGCAGCCGCCGCTGCGGCCGTAGGCGGTGTGGCCGTCGCCGTCGAAGGTGATGAGCGTCGAGTTGTCGAGCTGGGAGTCGAGGCTCTTCGCCCACGCGTACGGGGTCGCGGGGTCGCGGGTCGTGCCGATCACGACGATCTGGTCGCTCCCCTTCGCGTGGACCTCCGCGGGCTCGCGCAGCGGCTTGACCGGCCAGGTGTCGCACATGGCCTGCGAGTAGTCGGTCATCCCCGCGGCCGGGTACTCCTTCAGCAGCCGCGCGCTCTCCTGCTTCTGCCAGTCCAGGGAGGCGACGCCGGGGTGGTCCAGGCAGTTCACGGCGTTGATCGCGTACAGGTCGTTGCCCTTGTAGCTGCCGTCGTCCTGGCGGCCGGCGGAGAGGTCGGCGAGCGCGAGCAGGGTCGAGCCGTCGCCGTCGGAGGCGTCGCTGAGCGCCTGCACGCCCAGGCTCCAGTACTCGTCGCTGTACATCACCATCTGCACGCCGGCGGTCGCGAGCGCACCGGTGAGCGGACGGTCGGGGTCCTTGGTGCTGATCGGGTCGTCGGAGATCGAGTCGAGGAGGGCGGTGAGCTCCTTCGTGGCCTCCTCGGGCGTGGAGCCCGTGAGCGGGCAGTCGTCGCGCGCGACGCAGAACTTCGCGAACTGCTCGGTGGCCTGCTGGAAGCCCTTCGCCTGGCCCTCGACGATCTGGTCGCCGGTGAGGCTCGGATCCATGACGCCGTCGAGCACGAAGCGGCCCACGCGGTCCGGGTAGAGGTCGGCGTAGGTCGCCCCCAGGTAGGTGCCGTAGGAGAAGCCCAGGTAGTTCAGGGAGTCGTCGCCGACAGCCGACCGCAGCACGTCCATGTCCCGCGCGGCGGAATAGGTGTCGAGGTACGGAAGCAGATCGCCGGAGTCCTTCTCGCAGGCGTCGGAGATCTTCTGCATCCAGTCCAGGGACTTCTGCAGCCCCTCGGGCGTGCCGCCGTCGTAGGTGTCCGCGCGGTACTCGTCGGTCTGCGAGTCGTCGAGGCACTCGATGCCCTCGGAGCGGGAGACGCCCCGGGGGTCGAAGCTGATGAGGTCGTAGTTCTCGCGGACCTTCTGGCTGAACAGGTAGTCCGCGCTCTGGGCGAGGAAGTCGACGCCCGAGCCGCCGGGGCCGCCCGGGTTCGTCAGCAGCGACCCCTTCGCCTCGCCGGTCGCCGGCAGGCGCACGAGCGAGATCTCGACATCGCCCGCGCTTGGGTCGTCCCAGACCTTGGGGACCTTCACCGTCGCGCACTGCAGGCCCTGCACGGCGGCCTCGTCGAGCACGTCCTGCCCGCAGCCCTCCCAGACGGCGTCCTGGCCGTAGAAGTCCGCGTAGGCGGAATCCTCCGCGGGGTCCGACGGCAGGTCCTGCGCGTGGGACGTGCCGAGCTCGGCGAGCGCAGTGTTCGCGTCGCCCGAACCGC from Brachybacterium kimchii carries:
- a CDS encoding response regulator transcription factor, producing the protein MITVLICDDDPIVRTALEGYLAREDDVHVERSVDSAEAALEVLDAGAPDVVLMDLVLPGMDGIAATRRISARPGAPAVMVLTTFGTEEQVAAAIGAGAVGFLLKSTTAAALAAAVRAAAVRAGTVITPELAAHLAQTASKESGDGSLAPQASAERSPSPSTHPQDGASPDAAGGSMPLPVAAPTSDDADGMQDTDADAAAARFALTDRERDVLELVCEAESNARIAERLSLSESTVKSHVGSLMTKLDCSSRLQVAVRAFELGLVSAPHRRG
- a CDS encoding alpha/beta hydrolase; protein product: MQRTRSRRGALRVLAGAAATALLVSGCSLLDGGEDGADGRSGASDSGASSDGGSASGGSGDANTALAELGTSHAQDLPSDPAEDSAYADFYGQDAVWEGCGQDVLDEAAVQGLQCATVKVPKVWDDPSAGDVEISLVRLPATGEAKGSLLTNPGGPGGSGVDFLAQSADYLFSQKVRENYDLISFDPRGVSRSEGIECLDDSQTDEYRADTYDGGTPEGLQKSLDWMQKISDACEKDSGDLLPYLDTYSAARDMDVLRSAVGDDSLNYLGFSYGTYLGATYADLYPDRVGRFVLDGVMDPSLTGDQIVEGQAKGFQQATEQFAKFCVARDDCPLTGSTPEEATKELTALLDSISDDPISTKDPDRPLTGALATAGVQMVMYSDEYWSLGVQALSDASDGDGSTLLALADLSAGRQDDGSYKGNDLYAINAVNCLDHPGVASLDWQKQESARLLKEYPAAGMTDYSQAMCDTWPVKPLREPAEVHAKGSDQIVVIGTTRDPATPYAWAKSLDSQLDNSTLITFDGDGHTAYGRSGGCVEDAVDAYLVDGTSPEKGLTC